One Cuculus canorus isolate bCucCan1 chromosome 2, bCucCan1.pri, whole genome shotgun sequence genomic region harbors:
- the LRRC30 gene encoding leucine-rich repeat-containing protein 30 — MGSEHSKNEGRSSMVFLRKGPKLPAWEDALLSGKEPKSLLKRGLRYVSLSLIMKGMTSTPDFLWGLSEVQKLNLSRNQLVVIPPSLGKLDRLVVLNLGGNCLKCLPKEIGLLRNLKVLFVNMNCLTEVPAELSLCRKLEVLSLSHNSISQLPFSFTDLTSLRKLNLSNNCFVQIPLCVFALRSLDFLHLGSNKLENIAESVQYLANLQIFIIENNNIRTLPRSLCFITTLELLNVDYNAIQTLPDDLYLLRRLPRIAWNPMDKGLHIAHNPLSRPLPEVIEGGLDVLFNYLREKKEHN, encoded by the coding sequence ATGGGATCTGAGCACTCAAAGAACGAGGGGCGAAGCAGCATGGTTTTTCTGAGGAAAGGTCCAAAGTTGCCTGCTTGGGAAGATGCTCTTCTCTCAGGAAAAGAGCCCAAGTCACTGCTGAAACGGGGATTGCGTTATGTCAGTTTGAGCCTCATAATGAAAGGGATGACCAGCACGCCTGACTTCTTGTGGGGACTGTCCGAAGTGCAGAAGCTGAACCTTTCACGCAACCAGCTGGTGGTGATTCCTCCTTCACTGGGGAAACTGGACAGGCTGGTAGTGCTAAACTTGGGTGGCAACTGCCTCAAGTGTTTGCCTAAAGAGATTGGGCTGCTGAGGAACCTGAAGGTCTTGTTTGTCAATATGAACTGCCTGACAGAAGTGCCAGCAGAGCTCAGCTTGTGCAGGAAGCTGGAGGTTTTGAGCCTCTCTCACAACAGCATCTCGCAACTGCCTTTTAGCTTCACTGACTTGACAAGTTTGAGGAAACTGAACCTCAGTAACAACTGCTTTGTGCAAATTCCTCTCTGTGTTTTTGCACTGAGGAGCTTAGACTTCTTGCACCTAGGGTCCAATAAGCTTGAAAACATCGCAGAGAGTGTCCAGTATCTGGCCAATCTGCAAATCTTTATAATAGAGAATAACAATATACGCACCCTGCCACGGTCCCTCTGCTTCATCACGACTCTGGAGTTATTAAACGTCGATTATAATGCCATACAGACTCTCCCAGATGACCTTTACCTGTTGCGCCGACTGCCACGCATTGCATGGAACCCGATGGACAAAGGTCTCCACATTGCCCACAACCCCTTGTCCCGGCCCCTGCCGGAGGTCATTGAGGGGGGGCTGGATGTCCTCTTCAACTACctcagggagaaaaaggagcaCAACTGA